The Candidatus Kryptonium sp. genome contains a region encoding:
- a CDS encoding adenosine-specific kinase, which produces MELKIVKIEKPDNINFILGQAHFIKTVEDLYEAIVTTQPHLKFGIAFCESSGPALVRWAGNDEAMIELAKKNALNLSAGHSFIIFMDNGYPINILNAVKMVPEVCRIFCATANPVEVIIAETEQGRGILGVIDGVKTKGIETEEDIQKRKEFLRKIGYKF; this is translated from the coding sequence ATGGAGTTAAAAATTGTAAAGATTGAGAAACCTGACAACATCAACTTTATTTTGGGTCAGGCGCATTTCATAAAAACTGTTGAAGATTTATACGAGGCAATTGTCACAACTCAGCCACATCTGAAGTTTGGCATTGCTTTTTGTGAGTCCTCTGGTCCAGCTCTTGTTAGATGGGCTGGGAATGATGAAGCAATGATTGAACTTGCGAAGAAGAATGCATTGAATCTTTCCGCTGGGCATTCATTTATTATATTTATGGATAATGGCTATCCGATAAATATCTTGAATGCCGTTAAAATGGTGCCCGAAGTGTGCAGGATTTTCTGTGCAACTGCTAATCCAGTGGAAGTGATAATCGCAGAAACAGAACAAGGACGCGGAATTCTTGGGGTGATAGATGGAGTTAAAACAAAGGGAATTGAAACAGAAGAAGATATTCAGAAGAGGAAAGAGTTCTTGAGAAAAATTGGATATAAATTTTAA
- a CDS encoding 2-oxoacid:acceptor oxidoreductase subunit alpha: MSVNGKLNDIVVRIGGEGGEGVMSAGEILTYSAARSSYRVFTFRTFPAEIKGGLAMYQFRVSPHDIYSMGDKLHILMAFNQEAFDNYASLLADDGVLFYDPAECKPPESFTKKKYEVPLKELAMSAGTHLAKNMVATGFLTAVLGIPVEKSEYQIIDKFKRKGEKILEQNLTAFRSGIEYANRYLDELSRFKLGEPEGKDKRIILSGNQAIGFGAIAAGCKVAVGYPITPASPVLEFLARYLPRFGGKVIQNEDEISALATCIGASYAGVKVITPTSGPGLALMTELITYASMAELPVIIVDVQRAGPSTGMPSKTEQTDLYHAVFGGPGEAPRIVVAPANVSECFYETVRAFNLAEEYQMPVIILSDQILAYQTEAIPKPDIDSLEVVNRIEPDYDNYNSEYLRYKITETGLNPIATPGHPGFEYIAPGLEHNERGNPNYTPKVHTEMQKKRFRKLETLAQKLENEDNDYYRVDGAEILLISWGSTYGAIREAIARAEMEGVKVSHYHPRILNPLPKRKVKGIIQSYKKVIVVEQNYHGQFANILRTFVDYNPIKLNNYGGIPFTSEEIYNKIIEVANERSN, from the coding sequence ATGTCGGTTAATGGAAAACTAAACGATATAGTTGTAAGGATTGGTGGGGAAGGTGGAGAAGGTGTGATGAGCGCAGGAGAGATACTGACATATTCTGCAGCGAGATCTTCATACCGTGTTTTTACATTTAGAACTTTCCCTGCCGAAATCAAAGGTGGGCTTGCAATGTATCAATTTCGCGTAAGCCCACACGATATTTATTCAATGGGTGATAAGCTTCATATTTTAATGGCTTTTAATCAAGAGGCATTTGATAATTATGCTTCTTTGCTCGCTGATGATGGAGTATTGTTTTACGATCCAGCAGAGTGCAAACCGCCCGAAAGCTTTACAAAGAAGAAATATGAAGTTCCGCTTAAAGAACTTGCAATGTCTGCTGGGACTCATCTTGCAAAAAATATGGTTGCAACTGGGTTTTTAACCGCTGTGCTTGGGATTCCCGTAGAAAAATCAGAATATCAAATTATTGATAAGTTTAAACGCAAGGGTGAAAAAATTCTTGAGCAGAACCTTACAGCTTTTAGAAGCGGAATTGAATATGCGAATAGATATCTTGATGAATTAAGTAGATTTAAACTTGGAGAACCAGAGGGCAAGGATAAAAGGATAATTCTTTCAGGAAATCAAGCAATTGGTTTTGGAGCAATAGCAGCTGGTTGTAAAGTAGCCGTTGGTTATCCGATCACACCTGCATCTCCAGTGCTTGAGTTTTTAGCGCGATATCTTCCGAGGTTTGGAGGTAAAGTTATTCAAAATGAAGATGAGATCTCAGCTCTTGCAACTTGTATTGGTGCGTCATATGCTGGTGTAAAAGTTATAACTCCAACTTCAGGTCCAGGGCTTGCTCTAATGACAGAACTTATAACATACGCTTCAATGGCAGAATTACCGGTCATTATAGTTGATGTTCAACGAGCAGGACCTTCTACGGGGATGCCAAGCAAAACGGAGCAAACAGATCTTTATCACGCTGTCTTTGGTGGGCCTGGTGAAGCTCCAAGGATAGTCGTTGCCCCTGCTAATGTTAGTGAATGTTTCTATGAGACGGTAAGAGCTTTTAATCTTGCCGAAGAATATCAAATGCCTGTGATTATACTCTCGGATCAGATTCTTGCTTATCAAACTGAGGCAATCCCAAAGCCAGATATTGATTCATTGGAAGTGGTAAATAGAATTGAACCAGATTACGATAATTATAATTCAGAATATCTCCGCTATAAGATCACGGAAACAGGTCTTAATCCAATAGCGACGCCAGGGCATCCAGGCTTTGAATACATAGCACCAGGACTTGAACATAATGAGCGTGGAAATCCAAATTATACTCCTAAAGTTCACACAGAGATGCAAAAGAAGAGGTTTAGAAAGCTTGAAACGCTTGCCCAAAAGCTTGAAAATGAAGATAATGACTATTACAGAGTTGATGGTGCGGAGATATTGTTGATTTCTTGGGGTTCAACTTATGGAGCTATAAGGGAAGCAATAGCAAGAGCGGAAATGGAGGGCGTTAAAGTAAGTCATTATCATCCGAGAATTTTGAATCCATTGCCAAAGCGAAAGGTCAAAGGGATTATTCAAAGTTATAAAAAAGTTATCGTTGTTGAACAGAATTATCACGGTCAGTTTGCAAACATATTGAGAACATTTGTGGATTACAATCCAATTAAACTTAACAATTACGGTGGAATTCCTTTCACATCTGAAGAAATTTACAACAAAATAATAGAGGTCGCAAATGAGCGAAGTAATTGA
- a CDS encoding 2-oxoacid:ferredoxin oxidoreductase subunit beta: MSEVIEKIKQAKVEYKSDVKPTWCPGCGDYGVLAAFIRALGEMKIPTHKISIVSGIGCSSRFPHFVKGYNLHTVHGRALPVALGVKVANPDLEVFVVGGDGDGFAIGGGHIPHVARRNPDMVYIVLDNAIYGLTKGQVSPTSTLTMMTTTTPYGAIEPPINPVMLFLAYGATFVARGFSSNTKQMTQLIIEATKHKGFAAIHVISPCPTFNMEITFDFVRERVVDIPPDHDPTNKLKAFELAMAQDKIYTGIFYREERPTFEENLERIVSKFDGTADELLRKERLEKLFDQFA, from the coding sequence ATGAGCGAAGTAATTGAGAAAATAAAGCAGGCAAAGGTTGAATATAAAAGTGATGTTAAACCAACTTGGTGTCCGGGTTGCGGTGATTATGGAGTGCTTGCAGCTTTTATAAGAGCATTAGGAGAGATGAAAATACCGACACATAAAATAAGCATTGTTTCAGGGATCGGTTGCTCCAGTAGGTTTCCGCATTTTGTAAAAGGATATAATCTTCACACTGTGCATGGTAGAGCCTTACCAGTTGCTCTTGGTGTGAAGGTAGCAAACCCTGATCTTGAAGTTTTTGTTGTCGGTGGAGATGGCGATGGATTCGCAATAGGTGGAGGGCATATTCCGCATGTTGCAAGAAGAAATCCTGATATGGTTTATATAGTTCTTGATAACGCAATTTATGGTTTGACGAAGGGGCAAGTTTCACCGACTTCAACCTTAACGATGATGACGACAACAACTCCATATGGAGCAATTGAACCGCCAATAAATCCTGTTATGCTTTTCCTTGCTTATGGAGCTACTTTCGTGGCGCGTGGATTTTCGTCAAACACGAAACAAATGACACAACTTATAATTGAAGCGACCAAGCATAAGGGCTTCGCTGCTATACATGTGATATCTCCATGTCCGACCTTTAATATGGAAATAACTTTTGACTTTGTCCGAGAGAGAGTTGTTGATATTCCGCCTGATCACGATCCGACGAATAAGCTCAAAGCATTTGAGCTTGCGATGGCTCAGGATAAAATTTACACTGGGATATTTTATCGCGAGGAGAGACCAACCTTTGAGGAAAATCTTGAAAGAATTGTGTCAAAATTTGATGGCACAGCTGATGAGTTGTTAAGAAAAGAACGATTGGAAAAACTCTTTGATCAATTTGCTTAA
- a CDS encoding tetratricopeptide repeat protein, with the protein MAITSIKKSLEKARRYFESGKFLHSIQIYHKLINEFPNFVDVYTELAFVYTKLGKESFAEKLLRRAYEIEPGNEEVLFMLGNICLKTKKFDEAIKFFTPLAKIDYPIVHYNLGLAFYYKGNHLEAEAEFKKVLKLDPNFPKVFESLGEVLIKRGSYEEAVEYLQRGIKKEPFNHLLYYLLAISHWNLGNLSEARKAIETAIDLEPEKAILWQTCGEILLELGEVDEAERYFNRAIRLDKNLVDSFINLGLIYTYRGRKEEADKFFSEALRIDPDVKPKIEEKLNLLKNG; encoded by the coding sequence ATGGCGATTACAAGTATAAAAAAATCGCTTGAGAAGGCAAGACGATATTTTGAGTCAGGAAAATTTTTGCATTCAATCCAGATTTATCACAAACTTATAAACGAATTCCCAAATTTTGTTGATGTCTACACGGAACTTGCATTTGTTTATACTAAACTTGGCAAAGAATCTTTCGCTGAAAAATTATTGAGACGAGCTTATGAAATTGAGCCAGGGAACGAAGAAGTTTTATTCATGCTTGGAAATATTTGTCTAAAGACAAAAAAATTTGATGAAGCAATAAAATTTTTCACTCCGCTTGCAAAGATTGACTATCCAATTGTTCATTATAACCTTGGCTTAGCTTTTTATTACAAAGGAAATCATCTTGAAGCAGAAGCAGAGTTTAAAAAAGTTTTAAAACTTGATCCTAACTTTCCTAAAGTTTTTGAATCCCTTGGAGAAGTGCTTATAAAGCGCGGGAGCTATGAAGAAGCAGTGGAATACCTTCAACGAGGTATTAAAAAAGAACCGTTTAATCATTTGCTTTATTATCTTCTTGCAATTTCACATTGGAACCTCGGGAATCTATCAGAAGCCAGAAAAGCAATTGAAACAGCAATTGATTTAGAGCCTGAAAAGGCAATCCTCTGGCAAACATGCGGTGAGATATTGCTTGAACTCGGAGAAGTTGATGAAGCGGAAAGATATTTTAATCGCGCTATACGACTTGATAAAAACCTTGTTGATTCGTTTATAAACCTTGGCTTGATCTACACATATCGCGGTAGAAAAGAAGAAGCAGATAAGTTTTTCAGCGAAGCTTTGAGAATTGATCCAGATGTTAAACCGAAAATAGAAGAAAAACTCAACCTGCTAAAAAATGGTTAA
- a CDS encoding C40 family peptidase, translating to MRKTITFVVFFLFFSLLFSQEKRYESLIHEISQKYAPDKRVAVFDIVVHEFGNTLILKGETTIMEAKMELLSKIKSISTNVIDSVVVLPSPELGDKIFGVVSVSVGNMRAKPSHQSELVNQILMGHSVKILKRQGYWYFVQTEAPENYLGWIEEGGLKVFGSNEFENWNKGKKLIFIDYFGFVYSQKDKESVPVSDLVMGDVFLFKKDEGKWINVILPDGRTGYVRKEQVKDFDKWKKEVILSVDNLIKTAMKFVGFPYLWGGTSIKGFDCSGFTKIVFKMNGFELPRDADQQSRLGVEVEPGKDFENLKPGDLVFFGQKAEEGKPERITHVGIYLGNKEFIHSSGKVSIDSFDPRAPNFNEYRYRTFVKAKRLIKNENK from the coding sequence ATGAGAAAAACCATAACATTTGTTGTTTTCTTTTTATTCTTTTCGTTGCTTTTCTCACAAGAAAAACGATATGAGAGTTTGATCCACGAAATTTCCCAAAAGTATGCTCCAGACAAAAGGGTTGCTGTTTTTGACATTGTGGTTCACGAATTTGGAAACACTTTGATATTAAAGGGTGAAACAACTATAATGGAAGCAAAGATGGAATTGCTTTCAAAAATTAAATCAATTTCTACAAATGTAATTGACAGCGTTGTTGTTTTACCATCGCCTGAACTTGGGGATAAAATTTTTGGGGTCGTTTCAGTAAGTGTTGGAAACATGAGGGCAAAACCATCACATCAATCTGAATTGGTGAATCAAATTTTAATGGGACATAGTGTTAAGATATTAAAACGCCAAGGTTATTGGTATTTCGTTCAAACTGAAGCACCGGAAAATTATCTTGGTTGGATTGAGGAGGGTGGCTTGAAAGTTTTTGGTTCAAACGAGTTTGAAAATTGGAATAAAGGGAAGAAACTTATCTTCATAGATTACTTTGGATTTGTATACTCTCAGAAAGATAAAGAATCAGTTCCCGTAAGTGATCTCGTTATGGGTGATGTTTTTCTGTTTAAAAAGGATGAAGGGAAGTGGATTAATGTTATTCTACCAGATGGAAGGACAGGATATGTTAGGAAAGAACAAGTTAAGGATTTTGATAAATGGAAGAAGGAAGTAATTTTGAGTGTTGATAATTTGATTAAAACTGCGATGAAATTCGTAGGTTTTCCTTATTTGTGGGGTGGCACAAGCATTAAGGGATTTGATTGTTCTGGTTTTACAAAGATCGTTTTTAAAATGAATGGGTTTGAATTACCAAGGGACGCCGATCAGCAATCGCGCCTTGGTGTTGAGGTGGAGCCAGGTAAAGATTTTGAGAATTTAAAACCTGGAGATCTAGTATTTTTTGGTCAGAAAGCTGAGGAGGGGAAACCAGAGAGAATCACACATGTTGGAATTTATTTAGGAAACAAAGAATTTATTCACTCTTCTGGAAAAGTTAGCATTGATAGTTTTGATCCGAGAGCACCGAATTTCAATGAATACAGGTATAGAACATTTGTCAAGGCAAAACGATTGATAAAAAACGAAAACAAATGA
- a CDS encoding cytochrome c biogenesis protein CcdA produces MESVGFLTAFLFGILSFLSPCVLPLVPGYISFISGLSFEELREQGGSKKFLSKTFLSSVFFVIGFSIVFIALGASATAIGKFLSDNMNIISKVAGVIIILFGLHMVGIFKIGFLNYEAKLKVRGKPLGLLGAFLIGFAFGFGWTPCIGPVLATILVLASQQETIKQGIMLLTVYSLGLGIPFIITSLSVNFFFKWFSKVRKYLNVVEIISGVILIILGVLIFTNSLGVISSYIMKVFPFLSKFS; encoded by the coding sequence ATGGAAAGCGTTGGATTTTTAACGGCGTTTTTGTTTGGTATCTTGTCATTTCTTTCGCCTTGTGTACTCCCACTTGTTCCTGGCTATATTTCTTTCATATCGGGGCTTTCATTTGAAGAATTAAGGGAACAAGGTGGCTCAAAGAAATTTTTAAGCAAAACTTTTTTAAGTTCTGTTTTTTTTGTAATTGGTTTTTCAATTGTTTTTATTGCCCTCGGGGCTTCGGCGACAGCGATTGGCAAGTTTTTATCTGATAATATGAATATAATTTCTAAAGTTGCTGGTGTTATAATTATCCTTTTTGGTCTGCATATGGTTGGGATTTTCAAGATAGGATTTTTGAACTATGAAGCAAAACTTAAAGTGCGAGGAAAACCTTTGGGGTTGCTTGGAGCTTTTCTAATTGGTTTTGCTTTTGGTTTCGGGTGGACTCCTTGCATCGGTCCGGTGCTTGCAACTATCCTTGTCCTTGCGTCACAGCAAGAGACGATCAAGCAGGGAATTATGCTTCTTACTGTGTATTCCCTTGGTCTTGGGATACCATTTATCATAACAAGCTTGAGTGTTAATTTCTTTTTCAAATGGTTTTCAAAGGTAAGGAAATATTTGAATGTCGTTGAAATAATAAGTGGGGTGATTTTGATTATACTTGGCGTTTTGATTTTCACGAATTCGCTCGGGGTGATTTCATCCTATATTATGAAAGTTTTCCCATTTTTGAGTAAATTTTCTTAA
- the rplI gene encoding 50S ribosomal protein L9 has product MKVILRQDFENLGKFGDIVDVKDGYARNFLIPRKIALPATPGNIKMIETEKKQKAFKLERERVTAQQLAEKLAGVEITIAMRAGENERLFGSVTAQVIANELEKLGFEIDRRKILLDEPIKMLGKYEVPIKLHPDISAKVMVNVVKLEEEEKSSES; this is encoded by the coding sequence ATGAAAGTTATATTGCGTCAGGATTTTGAAAATCTTGGAAAATTTGGTGATATTGTTGATGTAAAAGATGGTTATGCGAGAAATTTTTTGATACCGCGAAAAATAGCTCTACCTGCTACACCCGGAAATATAAAAATGATAGAAACAGAGAAAAAGCAAAAAGCGTTTAAACTTGAGAGAGAAAGAGTAACAGCTCAACAACTTGCTGAAAAGCTCGCAGGAGTTGAAATTACAATTGCTATGAGAGCTGGAGAAAATGAACGCTTATTTGGTTCCGTAACAGCGCAAGTGATTGCCAATGAACTTGAAAAACTTGGTTTTGAAATTGACAGAAGAAAAATTTTACTGGATGAGCCGATAAAGATGCTTGGCAAGTATGAGGTGCCAATAAAACTTCATCCTGATATTAGCGCTAAAGTGATGGTTAATGTTGTTAAGTTAGAGGAGGAAGAAAAAAGTAGCGAAAGTTAA
- the guaA gene encoding glutamine-hydrolyzing GMP synthase: MMRPSEFILILDFGSQYTQLIARRIREIGVYSEIQPFNFPIAEIERLKPKGIILSGGPASVYANGSPQVDVKLFELGIPILGICYGLQLIAYKLGGEVDRFAKREYGKAILKIEKDDDLFYGLNSNTIVWMSHGDALLKAPDGFDVIAQTENSPICAIRNKEKKIYGVQFHPEVAHTEKGSEILKNFVYRICGCQGGWNAESFIENSIREIKEIVGDKKVICGVSGGVDSTVLAVLLTKAIDKNLIAIYIDSGLMRKNESKEIVEMFNKLGVNLHYVDAGEIFLDRLRGVVDPEIKRKIIGHTFIEIFEQEAEKFQDVEFLAQGTLYPDVIESVSYKGPSSKIKTHHNVGGLPEKMKFKLIEPFKELFKDEVRNIGKALGLDDEILNRHPFPGPGLAVRIVGEITYEKLEILRNADEIFIEEIKKANLYDKIWQAFAVLLPVKSVGVMGDERSYEYVVALRAVTSQDGMTADWVKLPYDVLERVSSRIVNEVKGVNRVVYDITTKPPATIEWE, encoded by the coding sequence CTGATGCGCCCCAGCGAATTTATTCTCATACTTGATTTCGGTTCACAATACACACAATTAATAGCAAGAAGAATAAGAGAGATAGGAGTTTATTCCGAAATTCAACCTTTTAATTTCCCTATCGCTGAGATTGAAAGATTAAAGCCCAAAGGGATAATCCTTTCTGGTGGTCCTGCAAGCGTTTATGCAAATGGTTCGCCACAAGTTGATGTTAAATTGTTTGAACTCGGAATCCCTATCCTTGGAATTTGTTATGGACTCCAACTTATTGCATATAAACTTGGTGGAGAAGTTGATAGGTTTGCGAAAAGAGAATATGGCAAAGCGATTTTAAAAATTGAAAAAGATGACGATCTTTTCTATGGTTTAAATTCAAACACTATTGTTTGGATGAGCCATGGGGATGCGCTTTTGAAAGCACCTGATGGTTTTGATGTCATCGCTCAAACCGAAAATTCTCCTATTTGTGCTATACGAAATAAAGAGAAAAAAATCTACGGCGTCCAATTTCATCCAGAGGTTGCCCATACAGAGAAAGGTAGTGAGATATTGAAAAATTTCGTATACAGAATTTGCGGATGCCAAGGTGGTTGGAACGCTGAATCTTTCATTGAAAACTCAATTAGAGAAATCAAGGAAATCGTCGGGGATAAAAAAGTTATATGTGGAGTAAGTGGAGGAGTTGATTCAACGGTTCTTGCTGTATTGCTTACTAAGGCAATTGATAAAAATTTAATCGCGATTTACATTGACAGCGGATTAATGCGAAAAAATGAAAGTAAAGAAATAGTTGAGATGTTCAATAAGCTCGGTGTCAACCTTCACTATGTTGATGCAGGTGAAATTTTTCTTGATAGATTACGCGGTGTGGTGGATCCCGAAATTAAAAGAAAAATCATAGGACACACTTTTATTGAAATTTTTGAGCAAGAAGCAGAAAAATTTCAAGATGTTGAGTTTCTTGCACAAGGGACTTTATATCCAGATGTGATTGAGTCAGTATCCTACAAAGGGCCTTCTTCTAAAATAAAAACTCATCACAATGTCGGTGGGCTCCCAGAAAAAATGAAGTTTAAGTTAATAGAGCCATTCAAGGAACTCTTCAAAGATGAGGTAAGAAACATTGGGAAAGCACTTGGCCTTGATGATGAGATATTAAATCGTCATCCGTTTCCTGGTCCTGGACTTGCTGTTAGAATTGTTGGTGAGATTACATATGAAAAACTTGAAATTTTAAGAAATGCTGACGAGATTTTTATAGAAGAAATAAAAAAAGCGAATCTTTATGATAAAATTTGGCAGGCATTTGCTGTGCTTTTGCCTGTTAAATCTGTTGGTGTCATGGGCGATGAAAGAAGCTATGAATATGTGGTTGCTTTAAGAGCCGTGACAAGTCAGGATGGCATGACTGCCGATTGGGTAAAATTACCATATGATGTGCTTGAGAGAGTTTCATCAAGGATCGTAAATGAAGTTAAAGGAGTTAACAGAGTTGTCTACGATATAACGACAAAACCACCGGCAACAATTGAATGGGAATGA
- a CDS encoding ABC transporter substrate-binding protein — MVKFFRVIVFLIFFSGYLLSQGERIYNPIADSLFKNGVEFFKLGLNARILSGDTAGLPYFYNAYLNFDSVVSLGLNHRTTASYLMVAKSLCYLNRFDIAEKILKNFISGFPESEYIEDAFYTLGLIYAKIGDYKQSLLSLDKAIAKAKDDKSKYVEVISVVIDSIRDADLGNLEKLELTADTRYLIVRKVSDNLVSAGKIESAKRYISERLRYFQRTEFYEKLIFQINYFDRLLVRPKVKIGVLLPEKQSLSDAILKGIEIAVDEHNINSNPKVGVEVKYYTSRDVDQKLLSFRNSPDVIGIIGPIYSEDVELCARFGDQVKIPIISPTATSDGLTKLSNYIFQFNSNHTIRSRALAQFAIFALGLKTFIILAPNDRAIKPFVDAFVDEVTKNSGKIVAVQFYNPDETDLRPRFRNLILKLDSLKIPISEVGFEGVGLFAPISNPDFIGIISSQVYYHDLKVKILGNDVWNNFDELYLNRRYTDGVIFTSGQYVDYESFSFKNFAKLFKEKFGTEPSEFSVYGYDAAKIILKIASEGKLTSSEVYDRLKNCENLGVGRDVIFDGERVNKSVSILVFKDNLVRRLSQWTVNQ, encoded by the coding sequence ATGGTTAAATTTTTTCGGGTAATCGTATTTCTCATCTTTTTCAGTGGTTATCTGTTAAGTCAGGGTGAGAGAATTTATAATCCAATTGCTGATTCGCTCTTTAAAAATGGGGTTGAATTTTTCAAACTCGGTTTAAACGCGAGGATTCTAAGCGGGGATACAGCTGGGTTGCCTTATTTTTATAACGCTTATTTAAACTTTGATTCGGTCGTTTCGCTTGGCTTAAACCATCGCACAACGGCAAGTTATTTAATGGTGGCAAAATCGCTTTGCTATCTTAATAGATTTGACATCGCTGAAAAAATTTTGAAAAATTTTATCTCAGGATTTCCAGAAAGCGAATATATTGAAGATGCCTTTTATACGCTTGGTCTAATTTATGCTAAAATTGGCGACTACAAACAAAGCTTGCTATCCCTTGATAAAGCAATTGCGAAGGCAAAAGATGATAAATCAAAGTATGTTGAGGTTATTTCAGTTGTAATTGATTCAATAAGAGACGCTGATTTAGGGAATTTAGAAAAATTGGAGTTAACAGCAGACACGAGATATTTAATAGTGCGGAAGGTATCTGATAATCTTGTTTCCGCTGGAAAAATTGAGAGCGCAAAAAGATATATCTCGGAACGGTTGAGATATTTTCAGAGAACTGAGTTTTATGAAAAGCTAATTTTCCAAATCAATTACTTTGACAGATTGCTTGTTCGTCCCAAGGTGAAAATTGGGGTTTTGCTTCCAGAAAAGCAAAGCTTAAGCGATGCGATTTTAAAAGGGATTGAAATTGCCGTTGACGAGCATAATATAAATTCAAATCCCAAAGTAGGAGTTGAGGTTAAGTATTATACAAGTCGGGATGTTGATCAAAAATTGTTAAGTTTTAGAAACTCACCTGATGTTATCGGCATAATAGGACCAATTTATAGCGAAGATGTTGAACTGTGTGCAAGATTTGGGGATCAAGTGAAGATACCAATAATTTCCCCAACTGCGACATCTGATGGTTTAACAAAATTGAGCAATTACATTTTCCAGTTTAACTCAAATCATACAATTCGTTCAAGAGCACTTGCCCAGTTTGCGATTTTTGCTCTTGGTTTAAAAACTTTCATCATTCTTGCCCCAAATGACAGAGCGATAAAACCATTTGTTGATGCGTTCGTTGATGAAGTTACAAAGAATTCCGGTAAGATCGTCGCAGTTCAATTTTACAATCCTGATGAAACCGACCTTCGTCCTCGCTTCCGAAACTTAATTTTAAAGCTTGACTCTCTTAAAATCCCGATAAGCGAGGTTGGTTTTGAAGGCGTTGGTTTGTTTGCTCCGATTTCAAATCCAGATTTCATTGGTATAATTTCTTCGCAGGTTTATTATCATGACCTTAAAGTTAAAATTCTTGGCAATGATGTTTGGAACAACTTTGATGAACTTTATCTCAACAGAAGATATACTGATGGGGTTATATTTACAAGCGGGCAATATGTTGATTATGAAAGTTTTTCCTTTAAAAATTTTGCGAAATTGTTTAAAGAAAAATTTGGCACCGAACCAAGTGAGTTCTCGGTTTACGGATATGACGCGGCGAAGATAATTTTGAAAATAGCAAGCGAAGGTAAATTGACATCATCCGAGGTTTATGATAGGCTTAAAAATTGTGAGAACCTTGGCGTTGGTCGTGATGTGATCTTTGATGGAGAAAGAGTTAACAAGTCGGTTTCAATTCTTGTTTTCAAAGATAATTTAGTGAGGCGATTATCTCAATGGACGGTAAATCAATAA
- the radC gene encoding DNA repair protein RadC has protein sequence MDGKSIKYEINTDYKIRIKDLPPETRPREKFIKYGPRFVSNAELLAILIGSGTKKISALDLANKILSDAGSLRELARKDLGDLKKYKGIGLKKAVVISAAFELSRRLQSEPISERPQITSPEDIAKIFIPRLSDLTKEILIVVLLNTANRIIKEVVVSEGNLNSSVIHPREVFKPAIDELSASIILVHNHPSGNPEPSRIDIEVTKQIYQAGEILGIKLLDHIIIAGDKFSSMARLGLLK, from the coding sequence ATGGACGGTAAATCAATAAAGTATGAAATCAACACAGATTATAAAATCAGGATAAAAGATTTACCTCCTGAGACAAGACCGCGGGAGAAATTTATAAAGTACGGACCTCGTTTTGTTTCAAACGCTGAACTACTTGCGATTTTGATCGGCTCTGGAACTAAAAAAATATCCGCTTTGGATCTCGCAAATAAAATACTGTCCGATGCTGGAAGTTTGCGTGAACTTGCTCGTAAGGATTTAGGAGATCTGAAAAAATACAAAGGTATAGGTTTGAAAAAAGCGGTTGTTATATCAGCGGCATTTGAACTTTCAAGAAGACTTCAATCGGAACCAATATCAGAGCGACCTCAAATCACATCGCCTGAAGACATCGCTAAAATTTTCATCCCTCGGCTTTCGGATTTAACAAAGGAAATTTTAATAGTTGTGCTTCTTAACACTGCAAACAGGATAATAAAAGAAGTAGTGGTATCGGAGGGAAATTTGAACTCAAGTGTAATTCATCCAAGGGAAGTTTTTAAACCAGCTATTGATGAGCTTTCAGCAAGCATCATCCTTGTTCATAATCATCCAAGCGGTAATCCAGAACCAAGCAGGATAGATATTGAAGTGACAAAACAAATTTATCAAGCGGGCGAGATTCTTGGAATAAAACTTCTTGATCATATCATAATTGCTGGCGATAAATTTAGTAGCATGGCACGACTTGGATTATTAAAATAA